The following proteins are co-located in the Candidatus Competibacteraceae bacterium genome:
- a CDS encoding TAXI family TRAP transporter solute-binding subunit, with product MYRCNHGGYLVKVSRLTRIFIASVALVLGVGAARLVQAEEIAIGTASRAGVYFQVGQAICRLLNVETTQHGVACKALPTDGSIYNLQQIRSGKSQLGVVQSDWQYRAANGTGIFKPAGPDTDLRALFSVHGEPFTVVARRDAGIQSFDDLKGKRVNIGNPGSGQRATLEVLMDAKGWDKRVFSLANDLSASEQSLALCHDRVQAMVYVVGHPNASVAQAVELCDAIIVPVTGPAVERLLADNPYYARTQVPGGVYKGNPQPVSTFGVKATVVASTKLSPDTAYLLVKTVFENLDDFKKQHPAFANLEPAHMIKDGLSAPLHEGALRYYQEKGWL from the coding sequence ATGTACCGATGCAACCATGGGGGCTATCTTGTGAAAGTCAGTCGCTTAACCCGCATTTTCATCGCCTCGGTGGCCCTGGTCCTGGGAGTGGGTGCCGCACGGCTGGTCCAGGCCGAAGAGATCGCCATCGGGACCGCCAGCCGCGCCGGCGTGTACTTTCAGGTCGGGCAGGCTATCTGTCGGTTGTTGAACGTCGAAACCACCCAGCACGGAGTTGCTTGCAAGGCGCTGCCAACGGATGGTTCCATCTACAATCTGCAACAAATTCGATCTGGCAAGTCGCAGCTCGGTGTCGTGCAATCCGACTGGCAGTATCGTGCCGCCAACGGTACGGGGATATTCAAACCGGCGGGACCGGACACCGACCTGCGGGCCTTGTTTTCCGTGCATGGCGAGCCCTTCACGGTAGTAGCCCGCCGCGACGCCGGCATCCAATCCTTCGATGACCTTAAGGGCAAACGAGTCAACATCGGGAACCCCGGCTCCGGCCAGCGCGCCACCCTGGAGGTACTCATGGACGCCAAGGGCTGGGACAAGAGGGTCTTTTCCCTGGCCAACGATCTGTCGGCCTCCGAGCAGTCCCTGGCGCTTTGCCATGATCGCGTTCAGGCCATGGTCTACGTCGTGGGGCACCCGAATGCGTCCGTGGCCCAAGCCGTCGAGCTGTGCGATGCCATCATCGTGCCCGTAACGGGACCGGCGGTCGAGCGACTGCTGGCCGACAACCCGTATTACGCCCGTACCCAGGTGCCTGGCGGAGTCTATAAGGGCAACCCGCAACCGGTCAGCACCTTCGGCGTCAAGGCCACGGTCGTTGCCTCGACCAAGCTGAGCCCCGACACCGCCTACCTTTTGGTCAAAACGGTGTTTGAAAATCTGGACGATTTCAAGAAGCAGCACCCGGCCTTTGCCAACCTGGAGCCGGCCCACATGATTAAGGACGGCCTTTCGGCGCCGCTGCATGAAGGCGCGCTGCGCTACTATCAGGAGAAAGGCTGGTTGTGA
- a CDS encoding TAXI family TRAP transporter solute-binding subunit, with product MKRFATAALSATLLLSLSNVNAAEEKYVTIGTGGQTGVYYVVGQSICKLVNRGQSKHGIKCTAPSTGGSVANLNAIRAGEQDMGVAQSDQQYKALKGEGDFEAAGPFKELRSVFAVHPESFTVVARKDSGIKTFDDLKGKRVNIGNPGSGQRATMDALMQEKGWDTSVFQLASELKAAEQAQALCDNKIDAMVYVVGHPNGSIQEAASSCDAIVVPVTGPEVDKLVKTYPYYAVSVIPGGMYPGSDKDVKTFGVTATFVSSTKTPDDTIYVVVKAVFDNFDRFKKLHPAFASLDPAHMIKDGLSAPLHDGAVKYYKEKGWLK from the coding sequence ATGAAAAGATTTGCAACCGCGGCTTTATCCGCAACCCTGTTGCTGAGCTTGAGTAATGTAAATGCCGCTGAAGAGAAGTACGTGACTATCGGTACCGGTGGTCAGACCGGTGTCTACTACGTCGTGGGTCAATCCATCTGCAAGCTGGTCAATCGTGGACAGAGCAAGCACGGCATTAAATGCACGGCGCCGTCCACCGGCGGTTCGGTCGCCAATCTGAATGCGATCCGGGCCGGAGAGCAGGACATGGGCGTGGCTCAGTCCGACCAGCAATACAAGGCGCTGAAAGGCGAGGGCGATTTCGAAGCGGCGGGGCCTTTCAAGGAATTGCGCTCGGTATTCGCGGTGCATCCCGAATCCTTCACCGTGGTGGCGCGCAAGGACTCCGGCATCAAGACCTTTGACGACCTCAAGGGTAAGCGAGTCAATATCGGTAACCCCGGTTCCGGTCAACGCGCCACCATGGATGCGTTGATGCAGGAAAAGGGTTGGGATACCAGCGTGTTTCAACTGGCGTCCGAACTGAAGGCGGCGGAGCAGGCCCAGGCGTTGTGCGACAACAAGATCGACGCCATGGTCTATGTGGTCGGCCATCCGAACGGCTCCATCCAGGAAGCCGCTTCCTCTTGCGATGCGATTGTGGTGCCCGTCACTGGCCCGGAAGTGGACAAGCTGGTGAAAACCTATCCCTACTATGCCGTTTCCGTCATTCCTGGCGGCATGTATCCAGGTAGCGACAAAGACGTCAAGACCTTTGGTGTGACCGCGACCTTCGTGTCGTCCACCAAGACCCCCGATGACACGATCTATGTGGTCGTCAAAGCCGTATTCGACAATTTCGATCGCTTCAAGAAGCTGCATCCGGCCTTTGCCAGTCTGGATCCGGCCCACATGATCAAGGATGGTCTGTCCGCGCCCTTGCACGACGGTGCCGTGAAGTACTACAAGGAAAAAGGCTGGCTGAAGTAA
- the nifB gene encoding nitrogenase cofactor biosynthesis protein NifB — MESNSRPTAAGDAPALHPCYSPAAHRHFARLHLAVAPKCNIQCNYCNRKYHCSNESRPGVVAELLEPDQAIRKALAVGAAIPHLAVVGVAGPGDPLANPEPVFATLRELREQAPDLLLCLSTNGLALPEHADTLAEHGIHHVTITINCVDPDIGAQIYPWIVWQGRRLRGREAAATLIEQQLRGLDLLVARGVQVKINSVLIPGINDTHIPEVNRIVREKGAVLHNIMPLIARPEHGTHFGLTGQREPTTEELETTRAACKSDEGMMSHCQQCRADATGQLGADRSGEFTMDKVEAMTVDPQAAMAKRAMVRAAIVRRLEQPPQPSSPPIRSTGVIPIRPQTLGETLRIAVGSLNGQTIDAHFGHLRELLIYEVSAVESHLIERREIARYCHGATTCGDSEDAMAGAIRALHDCVAILCSRVGFTPWRALEDAGIQPNSEHGGEGIEDALLAIHREWRTSGRLTAPPRTAQPASA; from the coding sequence ATGGAATCGAACAGCCGACCAACAGCCGCGGGCGATGCGCCGGCGCTCCATCCCTGCTATTCCCCGGCAGCGCACCGGCATTTCGCCCGTCTGCATCTGGCGGTCGCGCCGAAATGCAACATCCAGTGTAACTACTGCAACCGCAAATACCATTGCAGTAATGAATCGCGCCCCGGCGTAGTGGCGGAACTGCTGGAGCCGGATCAGGCCATTCGGAAAGCGCTGGCGGTGGGCGCGGCAATCCCCCATCTGGCGGTGGTCGGCGTGGCCGGACCCGGCGACCCGTTGGCCAACCCCGAACCGGTGTTCGCCACCTTGCGGGAACTGCGGGAACAAGCGCCCGATCTGCTGTTGTGCCTGTCCACCAACGGACTGGCGCTGCCGGAACACGCCGACACGCTGGCGGAGCATGGTATTCACCACGTGACCATTACGATCAATTGCGTCGATCCCGACATCGGCGCCCAGATCTATCCATGGATCGTTTGGCAGGGCCGCCGACTGCGTGGGCGCGAAGCGGCCGCCACCTTGATCGAGCAACAACTACGCGGTCTGGATCTACTCGTCGCGCGCGGCGTGCAAGTCAAGATCAATTCGGTGCTGATTCCAGGCATCAACGATACCCACATCCCGGAAGTCAACCGCATCGTCCGGGAAAAGGGCGCGGTCCTGCACAACATCATGCCGCTGATCGCTCGACCGGAGCACGGCACCCATTTCGGGCTCACCGGTCAGCGCGAGCCGACCACCGAAGAGTTGGAGACGACCCGCGCCGCCTGCAAGAGCGACGAAGGCATGATGAGCCACTGCCAACAATGTCGCGCCGATGCCACCGGTCAGTTGGGCGCGGATCGTAGTGGCGAATTCACCATGGACAAGGTCGAGGCGATGACGGTGGACCCGCAAGCGGCCATGGCCAAACGGGCCATGGTGCGGGCGGCCATCGTCCGCCGGCTGGAACAACCGCCGCAACCGTCGTCTCCACCGATCCGATCAACGGGGGTCATCCCGATACGCCCCCAGACTCTCGGAGAAACGCTGCGCATCGCGGTGGGCAGCCTGAATGGCCAAACGATCGACGCCCACTTCGGACACCTGCGAGAACTGCTGATTTACGAGGTCTCCGCCGTTGAAAGCCACCTGATCGAGCGTCGCGAGATTGCCCGTTACTGTCACGGCGCCACCACCTGCGGCGATTCGGAGGACGCCATGGCGGGCGCGATCCGCGCCTTGCACGATTGCGTGGCGATCCTGTGCTCGCGGGTCGGTTTCACGCCGTGGCGGGCACTGGAAGACGCGGGTATCCAACCCAACAGCGAACACGGCGGCGAAGGCATCGAAGATGCGCTTCTGGCCATCCATCGGGAATGGCGGACCAGCGGACGGCTAACCGCGCCGCCGCGCACGGCCCAACCCGCGAGCGCATGA
- a CDS encoding (2Fe-2S)-binding protein — protein MAKAQLSFADIGVTVTVPAGTRIIEISDKLNSGIVYGCREGDCGTCLMKVTQGMENLSEPSALEAKILKEHFASRDTRVACQAQALGGEIVVRPA, from the coding sequence ATGGCCAAGGCACAACTCAGTTTCGCCGATATTGGGGTCACGGTCACGGTACCGGCCGGCACGCGAATCATTGAGATTTCGGATAAATTAAATTCCGGCATCGTTTATGGCTGCCGCGAAGGCGATTGCGGCACCTGCCTGATGAAGGTGACGCAAGGCATGGAAAATCTGAGCGAACCTTCAGCATTGGAAGCCAAGATATTGAAGGAACACTTCGCCAGCCGGGACACCCGCGTGGCCTGCCAGGCCCAAGCCCTGGGTGGGGAAATTGTGGTGCGCCCTGCTTAA
- a CDS encoding (2Fe-2S)-binding protein codes for MPLITFSNSEHDIKTVYAAAGSHTETILKIAKDNQIPIAFDCQDGECGTCLVKVSSIDKKSRMGGPPTEKERNLLKELGKLSDEDISRILVDDIPPPWRLACQMIVRDEEILVEY; via the coding sequence ATGCCATTAATCACTTTTTCAAACTCCGAGCATGACATCAAGACGGTTTATGCCGCGGCCGGCAGCCATACCGAAACGATCTTGAAAATCGCCAAGGACAATCAGATTCCGATTGCCTTCGATTGTCAGGATGGCGAATGCGGCACTTGCCTGGTGAAAGTGTCGAGTATCGATAAAAAGTCCCGGATGGGCGGTCCACCCACGGAGAAGGAAAGAAATCTGCTGAAGGAACTGGGCAAGCTAAGCGATGAGGATATCAGTCGTATCCTGGTGGACGACATCCCGCCACCCTGGCGGCTGGCCTGTCAGATGATCGTGCGGGACGAAGAAATCCTGGTCGAATATTGA
- a CDS encoding nitrogen fixation protein NifQ — MEWSSRPAPLTDPVNSDPRRERYRILMSHRCGLPNDDTLARMLATQAVGGGTLPMGLGLKSADFDVLLTRHFPGASRPIVPPRPAPRWDSRLVEELGELINLLQRYRAGRDESERWLSVIVATGCMSNDHLWEDLGLWSRRDLSELMQRNFPTLAAKNDHDMKWKKFLYKQLCIQEGVYLCRAPSCAVCCDYAHCFGPEE, encoded by the coding sequence ATGGAATGGTCGTCGCGGCCGGCACCGCTTACCGATCCCGTCAACTCCGATCCCCGGCGGGAGCGGTATCGCATCCTGATGAGTCATCGGTGCGGCTTGCCCAACGACGACACCTTGGCGCGGATGCTGGCAACACAAGCCGTGGGCGGCGGAACGCTGCCCATGGGCCTGGGGCTGAAATCCGCCGACTTCGACGTCTTGCTGACCCGGCATTTCCCCGGCGCTTCCCGGCCAATCGTTCCACCACGCCCAGCGCCGCGCTGGGATTCTCGATTGGTGGAAGAACTGGGCGAACTGATCAACTTGCTGCAACGATATCGGGCGGGGCGGGATGAATCCGAACGCTGGCTCAGCGTGATCGTCGCCACCGGCTGCATGAGCAACGATCATCTTTGGGAGGATTTGGGCTTGTGGTCGCGGCGGGATTTAAGCGAATTGATGCAACGCAACTTCCCGACACTGGCGGCAAAAAACGACCACGACATGAAGTGGAAAAAATTCCTCTACAAGCAACTCTGCATTCAGGAAGGCGTTTATCTCTGCCGCGCTCCTTCCTGCGCCGTCTGTTGTGATTACGCTCATTGCTTTGGCCCCGAGGAGTGA
- a CDS encoding universal stress protein, with the protein MDYTIRTILYATDLGPHGAEVFNHAFSLAKQYGAKIHVIHALEPMSDYAQSLVETMVPPATLKTLHQEGFEQVNREMRRRLEKFCADHLHPEAHTVVADMRVAEGHPAQVILDEAKRIGADLIVLGSHGQTALSEMFMGSVAHKVLMKARRPKIPVFLVPIECK; encoded by the coding sequence ATGGATTACACGATTCGCACGATCCTCTATGCCACCGACCTGGGTCCTCATGGCGCGGAGGTTTTTAATCATGCCTTCTCGCTCGCCAAACAGTATGGCGCCAAAATTCATGTGATCCATGCGCTGGAACCGATGAGCGACTATGCGCAATCCCTGGTTGAAACCATGGTGCCACCCGCTACCCTGAAAACCCTGCATCAGGAAGGCTTCGAGCAGGTTAACCGGGAAATGCGCCGGCGACTGGAGAAGTTCTGCGCGGACCACCTGCATCCCGAAGCTCACACGGTGGTGGCCGACATGCGCGTCGCGGAAGGGCACCCGGCGCAGGTCATTCTGGACGAAGCCAAGCGGATCGGCGCGGATCTGATTGTGCTGGGCTCCCACGGCCAAACCGCCTTGAGTGAAATGTTCATGGGGTCGGTGGCCCACAAGGTGCTCATGAAAGCCCGCCGCCCAAAAATCCCGGTTTTTCTGGTTCCCATCGAATGCAAATAA
- a CDS encoding TRAP transporter large permease subunit: protein MSPELLTLLMFLTLILCIPLGHPLAITLAAVAMLFGLIDNGFNVPALLDLFVNNNWGTFLNYTLVAIPLFIFMAQIMDRSKVSEALFDALYRSMGKVRGGLGLAVIVVSTVFAATTGIIGASVVAMGLMAGPALLRRGYDRGMSAGIICSSGTLGILIPPSIMLVVYGSLTGLKETSVGNLFAGAILPGLVLSGLYLAYVAIRCGINPSLGPPIPAEEDTLTAGQKATMILKSFLPPFSLILLVMGTILAGVATPTEAAAMGGLGALVLALLNRMLSWEVIAQSCVSTLRITCMIMLLFVGGKLFSVVFLSIGGGDVVADLLLGMDVSPYVVLAIMMAVVFFLGMFIDWAAILLVTVPIFTPIAMDLDFNPLWFAMLVCVNLQTSFLTPPFGYALFYFKGVAPPAYTMGDIYKGIMPFVAIQVVGLVLMVVFPRLITWLPSLFFGSP, encoded by the coding sequence ATGAGCCCCGAGTTGCTGACCTTGTTGATGTTTCTTACGCTGATTCTCTGTATTCCCCTGGGACATCCGCTGGCCATTACCTTGGCCGCGGTCGCCATGCTGTTTGGCCTGATCGACAATGGTTTCAACGTGCCGGCACTGCTGGATCTGTTCGTCAACAACAATTGGGGCACCTTCCTGAATTACACCTTGGTAGCCATTCCCCTGTTCATTTTCATGGCGCAGATTATGGACCGCTCCAAGGTTTCCGAGGCGCTGTTCGATGCGCTCTATCGATCGATGGGCAAGGTGCGTGGCGGACTGGGCTTGGCGGTGATCGTGGTCAGCACCGTGTTCGCCGCCACGACTGGCATCATCGGCGCTTCCGTGGTGGCCATGGGCCTGATGGCGGGACCGGCTCTGTTGCGGCGAGGCTACGACCGGGGCATGTCGGCCGGCATCATCTGCTCTTCGGGTACGCTTGGTATTCTCATTCCGCCGAGCATCATGCTGGTCGTGTACGGGAGCTTGACTGGTTTAAAGGAAACGTCGGTGGGGAACCTGTTCGCCGGCGCGATCCTGCCGGGACTGGTGCTGTCCGGGCTGTATTTGGCCTACGTCGCCATCCGCTGCGGTATTAATCCCAGCCTGGGTCCACCGATCCCCGCCGAAGAGGACACACTGACAGCGGGACAAAAGGCCACCATGATCCTCAAAAGTTTCCTGCCGCCCTTCAGTTTGATCCTGCTGGTGATGGGCACCATCCTGGCTGGCGTTGCCACGCCCACCGAAGCGGCTGCCATGGGAGGGCTTGGGGCACTGGTCTTGGCATTGCTCAACCGCATGCTCTCTTGGGAAGTCATCGCACAATCTTGTGTGTCTACCCTGAGAATTACCTGCATGATTATGCTGTTGTTTGTCGGTGGCAAACTGTTCAGCGTGGTCTTTCTCAGCATCGGTGGCGGCGATGTGGTCGCTGATCTGCTGCTGGGAATGGATGTCAGTCCCTATGTGGTCCTGGCGATTATGATGGCCGTGGTGTTTTTTCTGGGCATGTTCATCGATTGGGCGGCGATCCTGCTGGTCACCGTGCCGATTTTTACTCCCATCGCCATGGATCTGGATTTCAATCCACTATGGTTCGCGATGCTGGTCTGCGTCAATTTACAGACTTCGTTCCTGACACCGCCTTTCGGTTATGCCCTGTTCTATTTCAAGGGCGTGGCGCCTCCCGCTTACACCATGGGCGATATCTACAAGGGCATCATGCCCTTTGTGGCGATCCAGGTTGTTGGATTGGTTCTGATGGTGGTTTTCCCCCGTTTGATTACCTGGCTGCCATCCCTGTTTTTCGGTAGCCCATAA
- a CDS encoding TRAP transporter small permease subunit, protein MRKIAQAIDALNENTGYYSAFLVLPLLAVVSYEVIMRYGFNAPTTWGFEATTFLYGVHFVLGLGYTHKHNGHVAIDVFEARLATRTRTLLRIVVNLLIFIPTMGLISIWSVIYASTAWMQWEVASSSWAPPLYPFKTLMAIGFVLLFLQGIAKLIQDFHGLNQPAFSGEQ, encoded by the coding sequence ATGCGCAAAATCGCTCAGGCAATCGACGCTTTGAATGAAAACACCGGCTATTACAGCGCCTTTCTGGTTCTGCCCTTACTCGCTGTCGTTAGCTATGAAGTCATCATGCGTTACGGCTTCAACGCACCCACCACCTGGGGATTTGAGGCGACGACCTTCCTCTATGGTGTCCATTTTGTGCTGGGTCTGGGTTATACCCATAAGCATAACGGCCATGTCGCCATCGATGTCTTCGAAGCCCGACTGGCCACCCGAACCCGTACTTTGCTCAGAATCGTGGTCAATTTGCTGATCTTTATTCCAACGATGGGGCTGATCTCCATCTGGTCGGTGATCTATGCAAGCACGGCCTGGATGCAATGGGAAGTTGCTTCCAGTTCCTGGGCGCCGCCGCTTTATCCCTTCAAGACACTGATGGCCATCGGTTTCGTGCTGCTCTTTCTGCAGGGTATTGCCAAATTGATCCAGGATTTCCATGGCCTGAATCAGCCAGCTTTCTCCGGAGAACAATAA
- the dctP gene encoding TRAP transporter substrate-binding protein DctP, producing the protein MIKLKTLLSGLAVLSFILTSSAFAAREKFGADRRHEEVKKELRTIKPSKEEFRWKMVMPWTEGLLFYDMAQHFADTVALASGGRLEIKLFPAGALVGAMESFDAVSKGSAQIGHDWPGYWKGKNEAFVAFASVPFGLDTEGYNIWLYERGGLKMMQDLYGQYNLYALPGGNGGQEMGLFSNKKATKMTDFKGLRVRTPGWYMDIMNSLGASVTPLPGGEVYLALERGVIDAAEFSTPAMNYPMGFDEITKYVIEPGVHQPSVQCAFFINKDAWDKLPSDLKWIVDTAAKETQLWSTAWQENLNIEAIERFKGKVEFVRMDDETITSFAKRTKEYLDALKAKYPDVKKVLDSQDKFRKDFAEWREIRSGVTPWPLDDYIAGKRTQ; encoded by the coding sequence ATGATAAAACTCAAAACCTTGCTAAGCGGGCTGGCCGTGTTGTCGTTCATACTGACAAGCTCCGCTTTCGCGGCCCGCGAGAAGTTCGGCGCCGATCGGCGGCACGAAGAGGTCAAGAAGGAATTACGGACCATCAAGCCGTCCAAGGAAGAATTCAGGTGGAAGATGGTCATGCCCTGGACCGAAGGCCTCCTGTTTTACGACATGGCCCAGCACTTCGCCGATACCGTCGCTCTCGCCTCCGGCGGTCGACTGGAAATCAAGCTGTTCCCGGCCGGCGCGCTGGTGGGCGCCATGGAAAGTTTCGATGCCGTCAGCAAGGGCTCGGCCCAAATCGGCCACGACTGGCCTGGCTACTGGAAGGGGAAGAACGAAGCGTTCGTGGCGTTCGCTTCGGTGCCTTTTGGCCTGGATACCGAGGGCTACAATATCTGGCTGTACGAGCGCGGCGGCCTGAAGATGATGCAGGACCTGTACGGGCAATATAATCTGTACGCGCTGCCCGGTGGCAACGGTGGTCAGGAGATGGGCCTGTTCTCCAACAAGAAAGCCACCAAGATGACGGATTTCAAGGGCTTGCGGGTGCGTACTCCGGGCTGGTACATGGATATCATGAACAGCTTGGGCGCCAGCGTGACGCCCCTGCCGGGCGGCGAAGTCTATCTGGCGCTGGAGCGCGGCGTCATCGACGCGGCCGAATTCAGCACCCCGGCCATGAATTACCCCATGGGCTTCGACGAAATCACCAAATACGTCATCGAACCCGGTGTGCATCAGCCCTCGGTCCAGTGCGCGTTCTTCATCAACAAGGATGCCTGGGACAAACTGCCGTCCGACCTGAAATGGATCGTCGATACGGCCGCCAAGGAAACCCAGCTCTGGTCCACCGCCTGGCAGGAAAATCTCAATATCGAGGCGATCGAGCGCTTCAAGGGCAAGGTCGAGTTCGTGCGCATGGACGACGAGACCATCACCAGCTTCGCCAAGCGGACCAAGGAGTATCTGGATGCACTCAAGGCCAAGTATCCCGACGTGAAAAAGGTCCTCGATTCCCAGGATAAATTCCGCAAGGACTTCGCCGAATGGCGTGAAATCCGCAGCGGTGTGACGCCGTGGCCGCTGGACGATTACATCGCCGGCAAGCGTACTCAATAA